TCAGGTCAGGTCAGGTCAGGTCAGGTCAGGTCAGGTTAATCGGAACGATCCCCGATCGCGGCATCCGCACCATAAAAAAAGGCCGGTCAGACCGGCCTTTTTATCCTGAAGGGAAGATTACTCCTCTTCGCCTTCCGGGATGTCATCGTCAGTTTCCACTTCCGGGGCGATATCCTCCTCCCCTTCCGCGACGCTGCCGTCAATGGCGTCCAGCTCTTCTTCTTCAACCGGCTCCGCCACGCGCTGCAGCCCGACCACGTTCTCATCGGCCGCGGTACGGATCAGGATCACGCCCTGCGTGTTACGGCCAACTACGCTGACTTCCGATACGCGGGTACGCACCAGGGTGCCGGCATCGGTGATCATCATGATCTGATCGCCATCCACCACCTGCACCGCGCCGATAACCGGCCCGTTGCGTTCCGTCACCTTGATGGAGATAACGCCCTGCGTCGCACGCGACTTGGTCGGATATTCGCTGTTGGCGGTACGCTTGCCATAGCCATTCTGCGTGACCGTCAGAATCGCGCCCTCTTCCTGCGGCACGATCAGCGATACCACGCGATCCCCTTCCGCCAGCTTGATGCCGCGTACGCCGGAGGCAGTACGGCCCATGGCGCGGACGGCCTGCTCGGAGAAGCGCACCACTTTGCCCGCCGCGGAGAACAGCATCACTTCGTTGCTGCCCTCGGTCAGCGCCACGCCGATCAGCTCGTCATCTTCACGCAGGTTGACGGCGATAATGCCAGCGCTGCGCGGACGGCTAAACTCGGTCAGCGAGGTTTTCTTCACGGTGCCGCTGGCGGTCGCCATAAAGATATTGGTGCCTTCGGTGTATTCACGCACCGGCAGAATGGCGGTGATACGCTCGTTGGCTTCCAGCGGCAGCAGGTTGACGATCGGACGTCCGCGCGCGCCACGGCTTGCTTCCGGCAGCTGGTAGACCTTCATCCAGTAGAGACGGCCACGGCTGGAGAAGCAGAGGATGGTGTCGTGGGTATTGGCCACCAGCAGACGGTCGATAAAGTCCTCTTCCTTGATGCGCGCGGCTGATTTGCCTTTGCCGCCGCGACGCTGCGCTTCGTAATCTGAAAGCGGCTGATACTTCACGTAGCCCTGATGCGACAGGGTGACAACCACATCTTCCTGATTGATCAGATCTTCGATATTGATATCGGCGCTGTTGGCGGTGATTTCGGTACGACGCTGGTCGCCGAACTGATCGCGGATCGCTTCCAGCTCTTCGCGAATCACTTCCATCAGGCGCTCGGCGCTTTCCAGGATATGCAGCAGCTCCGCGATCTGCGTCAGCAGCTCTTTGTACTCATCCAGCAGCTTTTCATGCTCCAGACCGGTCAGCTTTTGCAGACGCAGATCGAGGATCGCCTGTGCCTGCTGCTCGGTCAGGTGGTAGCGGCCGTCACGGATGCCGAACTCCTCTTCCAGCCATTCCGGACGCGCAGCGTTATCGCCCGCACGCTCCAGCATTGCGGCGACGTTGCCCAGCTCCCAGGATTGCGCCACCAGGCCCGCTTTTGCTTCAGCCGGGTTCGGCGCATGACGGATCAGCTCGATAATCGGATCGATATTCGCCAGCGCAATCGCCAGACCCTCAAGGATATGGGCGCGATCGCGCGCTTTGCGCAGTTCGAAAATGGTGCGGCGCGTCACTACTTCACGACGATGACGCACGAAGGCTTCCAGAATCTCCTTCAGGGTCATGATCTTCGGCTGGCCCTGATGCAGCGCCACCATGTTGATACCGAAAGAGACCTGCAGCTGCGTCAGCGAGTAAAGGTTATTCAGCACCACTTCCGCTACCGCGTCGCGCTTCACTTCGATCACGATGCGCATGCCATCTTTATCGGACTCGTCGCGCAGCGCGCTGATGCCTTCGATACGTTTGTCTTTGACCAGCTCGGCGACTTTCTCAATCAGGCGCGCTTTGTTGACCTGATAGGGAATTTCGTGAATGACGATGGTCTCGCGGCCGGTTTTGGCATCGGTTTCTACCTCGCCGCGGGCGCGAATGTAGATTTTGCCGCGTCCGGTGCGGTAGGCCTCTTCAATGCCGCGACGGCCATTGATAATGGCGGCGGTCGGGAAATCGGGACCAGGGATATGCTCCATCAGCCCTTCGACGCTGATGTTCTCATCGTCGATATACGCCAGGCAGCCGTTAATGACCTCGGTGAGGTTATGCGGCGGAATATTGGTGGCCATACCGACGGCGATGCCTGACGAGCCGTTCACCAGCAGGTTAGGGATTTTGGTCGGCAGGACTTCCGGAATCTGCTCGGTGCCGTCATAGTTCGGCACGAAATCGACGGTCTCTTTTTCCAGATCCGCCAGCAGCTCGTGGGCAATTTTCGCCATGCGCACTTCGGTGTAACGCATCGCCGCGGCGGAGTCGCCGTCGATGGAACCAAAGTTGCCCTGGCCATCCACCAGCATATAGCGCAGCGAGAACGGCTGGGCCATACGGACAATGGTGTCGTAAACGGCGGAGTCGCCGTGCGGGTGATATTTACCGATGACGTCGCCAACGACACGGGCAGATTTTTTGTAAGGTTTGTTCCAGTCGTTCCCCAGCACGCTCATAGCATAAAGCACGCGACGATGGACCGGCTTCAGGCCATCGCGAACATCTGGTAATGCACGGCCAACGATGACCGACATGGCGTAATCGAGATAAGAACTCTTCAGTTCTTCCTCAATATTAACCGGTGTGATTTCTCTGGCAAGGTCGCTCATGGAGCCGCTATCCCTCTACATTTATCCCGGATTTAAAGGTGCGAAAGTATATCACATTGCAACCCGCCGGTGAACGGAAAGCGGTGTTTTAAGCGCGCTTTACTGTTTGCCTCGCCGTGCCGATCGCCGCCAGAAGATGTATACTCCGGAAAACTGTGTCAGGAGTGAAAAAAGATGAGTGTGAGCGCGCGTGCAAGCAATGTGGATCATGACGAAATCGCGAAATTTGAAGCGGTAGCGTCACGCTGGTGGGATATGGAAGGCGAATTTAAGCCGCTGCACCGCATCAACCCGCTGCGTCTTGGCTATATCGCCCAGCACAACGGCGGGCTGTTCGGCAAGAAGGTGCTGGATGTCGGCTGCGGCGGTGGCATTCTGGCGGAAAGCATGGCGCGTGAAGGTGCGCAGGTGACCGGACTGGATATGGGCGCCGAGCCGCTGGAAGTGGCGCGTCTGCATGCGCTGGAGAGCGGCGTCAACG
This DNA window, taken from Mixta gaviniae, encodes the following:
- the gyrA gene encoding DNA topoisomerase (ATP-hydrolyzing) subunit A, with amino-acid sequence MSDLAREITPVNIEEELKSSYLDYAMSVIVGRALPDVRDGLKPVHRRVLYAMSVLGNDWNKPYKKSARVVGDVIGKYHPHGDSAVYDTIVRMAQPFSLRYMLVDGQGNFGSIDGDSAAAMRYTEVRMAKIAHELLADLEKETVDFVPNYDGTEQIPEVLPTKIPNLLVNGSSGIAVGMATNIPPHNLTEVINGCLAYIDDENISVEGLMEHIPGPDFPTAAIINGRRGIEEAYRTGRGKIYIRARGEVETDAKTGRETIVIHEIPYQVNKARLIEKVAELVKDKRIEGISALRDESDKDGMRIVIEVKRDAVAEVVLNNLYSLTQLQVSFGINMVALHQGQPKIMTLKEILEAFVRHRREVVTRRTIFELRKARDRAHILEGLAIALANIDPIIELIRHAPNPAEAKAGLVAQSWELGNVAAMLERAGDNAARPEWLEEEFGIRDGRYHLTEQQAQAILDLRLQKLTGLEHEKLLDEYKELLTQIAELLHILESAERLMEVIREELEAIRDQFGDQRRTEITANSADINIEDLINQEDVVVTLSHQGYVKYQPLSDYEAQRRGGKGKSAARIKEEDFIDRLLVANTHDTILCFSSRGRLYWMKVYQLPEASRGARGRPIVNLLPLEANERITAILPVREYTEGTNIFMATASGTVKKTSLTEFSRPRSAGIIAVNLREDDELIGVALTEGSNEVMLFSAAGKVVRFSEQAVRAMGRTASGVRGIKLAEGDRVVSLIVPQEEGAILTVTQNGYGKRTANSEYPTKSRATQGVISIKVTERNGPVIGAVQVVDGDQIMMITDAGTLVRTRVSEVSVVGRNTQGVILIRTAADENVVGLQRVAEPVEEEELDAIDGSVAEGEEDIAPEVETDDDIPEGEEE